From a single Pseudomonas sp. A34-9 genomic region:
- a CDS encoding alkaline phosphatase D family protein: MLKPTIGPIVGHVTTHHARIFMRGNRQNNALVFAGIRYRAAGTQQWSKGNFAHLSELRDMSHVFALNNLSNDTEYEYQAGWFSPMNPVHTPDSVAELPLQWPREIYRLRTRSSKALQPRAYIVGSCRYLRMTAGIASLPQLGDRIFASINQVIEGIQPPISAVMMTGDQVYVDDLNLIAPDREYEDILNKYRAAFSQPNIQRLMSGTSTYMILDDHEIEDNWPANASKSDTDLYRNAMAAYELYQVSHSPVHPLTTNGEIDHSSLEHYWYQFSDGDIEWFVTDSRTRRHLSADDRRILDEAQEQALLKWLSNSTARVKFVVTSVMFYPDRKLHGDDAWKGFPEQRLRLLETIRTRRIKNVVFISGDVHGSLTARLSHSEDPDFEVHTVVSSPLFNSKLLPYAKASTFILDQPLMRTAAGDYRHELTSTVVSEDNFAHLVVEAGQIQVNYHDRDGKQLQSIAIKLR; this comes from the coding sequence ATGTTAAAACCAACTATCGGCCCGATTGTCGGCCACGTTACAACTCATCATGCGCGCATATTCATGCGAGGCAACCGGCAGAACAATGCATTGGTATTTGCCGGAATACGTTACCGCGCAGCCGGCACACAACAATGGTCAAAAGGTAACTTCGCGCATCTGAGCGAATTACGCGATATGTCGCACGTGTTCGCCCTCAATAACTTGAGCAACGACACCGAATATGAATATCAGGCCGGCTGGTTCAGCCCGATGAATCCGGTACACACGCCGGACAGCGTCGCCGAACTGCCGCTGCAATGGCCACGAGAGATCTATCGTCTGCGCACCCGCTCCAGTAAAGCCCTGCAACCCAGAGCCTATATCGTCGGTTCCTGCCGCTACCTGCGCATGACCGCCGGTATCGCCTCGCTGCCGCAATTGGGCGACCGGATCTTTGCGTCCATCAACCAGGTAATCGAAGGCATACAACCGCCCATCAGCGCAGTAATGATGACCGGCGACCAAGTCTACGTCGACGATTTGAATCTGATCGCACCCGATCGCGAATACGAAGATATCCTCAATAAGTACCGTGCCGCGTTTTCCCAACCGAATATTCAACGCCTGATGTCCGGCACTTCGACTTACATGATTCTCGATGATCACGAAATCGAAGATAACTGGCCGGCCAATGCGAGCAAGTCCGACACTGACTTATACCGTAACGCCATGGCGGCTTATGAGTTGTATCAGGTCAGTCACAGTCCGGTACATCCACTGACAACTAACGGTGAAATAGATCACTCATCACTTGAGCATTACTGGTATCAATTCAGCGACGGCGATATCGAATGGTTTGTCACCGACAGTCGCACCCGCCGCCACTTGTCAGCCGATGATCGACGCATCCTCGACGAGGCACAGGAACAGGCCCTGCTCAAATGGCTGAGCAACAGCACGGCGCGGGTCAAGTTCGTGGTCACCAGCGTGATGTTCTATCCGGATCGCAAACTTCACGGCGATGACGCCTGGAAAGGCTTCCCCGAACAGCGCCTGCGCTTGCTGGAAACCATCCGCACCCGGCGAATCAAGAATGTCGTGTTCATTTCGGGTGACGTCCATGGCTCGCTGACCGCTCGCCTGAGCCACAGCGAAGACCCGGACTTCGAAGTCCACACCGTGGTGTCCTCGCCGCTGTTCAACAGCAAACTGCTGCCGTACGCCAAAGCGTCCACGTTCATTCTGGATCAACCGCTGATGCGCACGGCGGCGGGCGATTATCGGCATGAACTGACCAGCACAGTGGTGAGTGAGGACAATTTCGCTCATCTGGTGGTCGAGGCCGGGCAGATTCAGGTCAATTACCACGACCGTGATGGCAAACAGCTGCAGTCGATCGCCATAAAGCTGCGCTAA
- a CDS encoding GGDEF and EAL domain-containing protein, whose protein sequence is MKSQPDAASRMAAEVVTQLPVPSRLGMLRFERLNEASWAMLFLDPNCERQFGQPAVELCALVGSPYASLMEPEARYQLHDAIQQQLTVSPHYLVRYTLHTAAGALNILELGEAYKQHNRHLLRGYLLAVDHVFDEVPLPPSVDLETQNSRLQIALELNQRAQQEQLQHLERVRAQQDLILLLARQRYSTHNSLQEAAELITRCACDIYEIDCASLWNLEGQHLVPISAYHRATQEYILPDVIDISSFPDYMDALHGSRAIDAHNAMRDPRTREMAEALRPRDVNAMLDASIRVDGQVVGVLCLEQTGVTRAWQSDEIAFAGELADQFAQVINNHNRRTATSALHLFQRAVEQSANAFLLVNCDGVVEYVNPSFTAITQYTTEEVHGQRLSELPALENLSELLFDAPSALAKSNSWQGEFKSRRKNLEPYWGQLSISKVYGDNRELTHYIGIYEDITQTKLAQQRIERLAYTDNLTNLGNRPAFIRNLDERFARDSDTPISLLLVDIDNFKRINDSLGHQTGDKLLISLARRLRNSLSPSGSLARFASNEFAVLLDDTDLATGQQIANQLLATLDKPMFVDNQLISVTGSVGLACAPLHGRDPQTLMRNAGLALHKAKANGKHQVQVFTEALNAEASYKLFVENNLRRALTQNELDVFYQPKLCLRSGRLLGMEALLRWNHPERGMIRPDQFISVAEETGLIIPIGKWIARQACRMSKALTAAGMGNLQVAINLSPKQFSDPDLVASIANILKEEALPAYLLELELTEGLLLEATEDTHLQLDQLKRLGLTLAMDDFGTGYSSLSYLKKFPIDIIKIDRSFIHEIPDNQDDMEITSAVIAMAHNLKLKVVAEGIETAEQLAFLRRHRCDVGQGYLFDRPIPGGELIQALKRYPRGPLCL, encoded by the coding sequence ATGAAGAGCCAACCCGATGCCGCCAGCCGTATGGCGGCCGAGGTAGTGACGCAGTTGCCTGTGCCCTCGCGGCTCGGCATGCTGCGTTTCGAGCGCTTGAATGAAGCCAGTTGGGCCATGCTGTTTCTCGATCCCAACTGCGAACGCCAGTTCGGTCAGCCGGCGGTCGAGCTTTGCGCACTGGTCGGCTCACCCTACGCCAGCCTGATGGAACCGGAAGCGCGTTATCAGCTGCACGACGCGATCCAGCAACAGCTAACCGTCAGCCCGCATTACCTGGTGCGTTACACCCTGCACACGGCTGCCGGTGCACTGAACATCCTTGAGCTGGGCGAAGCTTACAAACAACACAATCGTCATCTGCTGCGCGGCTATCTGCTGGCGGTCGATCACGTCTTCGACGAAGTGCCGCTGCCGCCCTCCGTCGATCTCGAAACGCAGAATTCGCGCCTGCAAATCGCCCTTGAACTCAACCAACGGGCGCAGCAGGAACAACTGCAGCACCTGGAACGCGTACGTGCCCAACAGGACTTGATTCTGCTGCTCGCACGCCAGCGCTACAGCACGCACAACTCGCTGCAGGAAGCCGCCGAACTGATCACCCGCTGCGCCTGCGATATCTACGAAATCGACTGCGCCAGCCTGTGGAACCTCGAAGGCCAGCATCTGGTGCCGATCTCGGCGTACCACCGCGCGACCCAGGAATACATCCTCCCGGACGTGATCGACATCAGCAGCTTCCCCGATTACATGGATGCCCTGCATGGCAGTCGCGCCATTGATGCACACAACGCGATGCGCGACCCGCGCACCCGTGAGATGGCCGAAGCCCTGCGCCCGCGCGACGTCAACGCCATGCTTGATGCGAGCATTCGCGTCGATGGCCAGGTGGTCGGCGTGCTGTGCCTGGAGCAGACCGGCGTCACCCGCGCCTGGCAGTCCGACGAAATCGCCTTTGCCGGCGAACTGGCCGACCAGTTCGCGCAAGTCATCAACAACCACAACCGCCGCACCGCCACCAGCGCCCTGCACCTGTTCCAGCGTGCGGTCGAGCAAAGCGCCAACGCCTTCTTGCTGGTCAACTGCGACGGTGTGGTCGAGTACGTCAACCCGAGTTTCACCGCGATCACCCAGTACACCACCGAGGAAGTCCACGGCCAGCGCCTGTCCGAGCTGCCGGCACTGGAGAACCTCAGCGAACTGCTGTTCGACGCGCCCTCGGCGCTGGCCAAGAGCAACAGTTGGCAGGGCGAATTCAAGAGCCGCCGGAAAAACCTCGAACCGTACTGGGGCCAGTTGTCGATCTCCAAGGTCTACGGCGACAACCGCGAGCTGACGCACTACATCGGCATCTACGAAGACATCACCCAGACCAAGCTCGCGCAACAGCGCATCGAGCGCCTGGCGTACACCGACAACCTGACCAACCTCGGTAACCGACCTGCGTTTATTCGCAATCTGGACGAACGGTTCGCCCGCGATAGCGATACGCCGATCAGCCTGCTGCTGGTGGACATCGACAACTTCAAGCGAATCAACGATAGCCTCGGCCACCAGACGGGCGACAAGCTGCTGATCAGTCTGGCCCGGCGTCTGCGCAACAGCCTGAGTCCGAGCGGCAGCCTCGCGCGGTTCGCCAGTAACGAGTTTGCCGTGCTGCTCGACGACACCGACCTGGCGACCGGTCAGCAGATCGCCAACCAATTGCTGGCGACGCTCGACAAGCCGATGTTCGTCGACAACCAGTTGATCAGCGTCACCGGTTCGGTCGGCCTGGCGTGCGCGCCGCTACACGGTCGCGATCCGCAAACCCTGATGCGCAACGCGGGTCTGGCGCTGCACAAGGCCAAAGCAAACGGCAAACATCAGGTGCAAGTGTTCACTGAAGCACTGAACGCCGAGGCCAGTTACAAACTGTTCGTCGAGAACAACCTGCGCCGCGCCCTGACACAGAACGAGCTGGACGTGTTCTACCAGCCCAAGCTGTGCCTGCGCAGCGGACGTCTGCTGGGTATGGAAGCGCTGCTGCGCTGGAACCACCCGGAACGCGGCATGATTCGCCCGGACCAGTTCATCAGCGTCGCCGAAGAGACTGGCCTGATCATTCCGATCGGCAAGTGGATTGCGCGCCAGGCCTGCCGCATGAGCAAGGCACTGACCGCCGCCGGCATGGGTAATCTGCAAGTGGCGATCAACCTGTCGCCCAAGCAGTTCTCCGATCCGGATCTGGTCGCCTCCATCGCCAACATCCTCAAGGAAGAAGCGCTGCCGGCCTATCTGCTCGAACTGGAACTGACCGAAGGCCTGCTGCTGGAAGCCACCGAAGACACGCACTTGCAGCTCGACCAGCTCAAGCGCCTGGGCCTGACGCTGGCCATGGACGACTTCGGCACCGGTTATTCGTCGCTGAGCTATTTGAAGAAATTTCCGATCGACATCATCAAGATCGATCGCAGCTTCATCCATGAGATCCCCGACAATCAGGACGACATGGAAATCACCTCGGCGGTGATCGCCATGGCGCACAACCTGAAACTCAAGGTCGTGGCCGAAGGGATCGAGACCGCCGAGCAACTGGCGTTCCTGCGCCGCCACCGTTGCGACGTCGGCCAGGGCTACCTGTTTGACCGGCCAATCCCCGGCGGCGAACTGATCCAGGCACTCAAACGCTACCCGCGCGGCCCGCTCTGCCTCTGA
- a CDS encoding DUF4123 domain-containing protein, translating to MQPDLLLPADWLAREPLKASEQLFAVFSNASEAKPLEAWPDMASPVWAETIYAEWDAVMPYVGIVAADSEFLHWVATTESQDWGWLAVSSASLEEVVAHFRSLTQVLMPGGKAVFFRFWDGRFLLPILQASEVDAAQLFPLIGRCLINGQALNIGGRAQVSGRIFPWWQVPASLLTQQGNDVHTANVLQWLGEEYPAVFEAFPKAVLRCKVRRFFQVSMSEESSQSALLAFLLAESE from the coding sequence GTGCAGCCTGATTTGCTTTTGCCTGCCGATTGGTTGGCGCGGGAGCCGTTGAAAGCGTCCGAGCAATTGTTCGCGGTGTTCAGCAATGCCAGCGAGGCGAAGCCGCTTGAGGCCTGGCCAGACATGGCGAGTCCGGTCTGGGCCGAGACGATCTATGCCGAGTGGGACGCAGTGATGCCTTACGTGGGAATTGTCGCCGCCGACAGTGAGTTTCTGCATTGGGTCGCCACCACCGAGTCGCAGGATTGGGGTTGGCTCGCGGTGTCGTCGGCAAGCCTTGAGGAGGTGGTGGCGCACTTTCGCAGCCTGACCCAAGTGCTGATGCCGGGTGGCAAAGCGGTGTTTTTTCGTTTTTGGGACGGACGGTTTCTGTTGCCGATCCTGCAGGCCAGTGAGGTGGATGCGGCGCAATTGTTTCCGCTGATCGGGCGTTGTTTGATCAATGGGCAGGCGCTGAACATCGGCGGCAGGGCGCAGGTGTCGGGGCGGATATTTCCGTGGTGGCAGGTGCCGGCATCGCTGCTGACTCAGCAGGGCAATGACGTCCACACGGCTAATGTGTTGCAGTGGTTGGGCGAGGAATATCCGGCAGTCTTCGAGGCCTTTCCGAAGGCGGTTTTGCGTTGCAAGGTCAGGCGGTTTTTTCAGGTTTCAATGTCGGAAGAATCGTCGCAATCGGCGTTATTGGCGTTTTTGCTGGCAGAGTCAGAGTGA
- the rlmJ gene encoding 23S rRNA (adenine(2030)-N(6))-methyltransferase RlmJ, with the protein MNYRHAFHAGNHADVFKHLTLTRLIALMSRKEQPFAYLDTHAGIGLYDLQGDQANRTGEYLEGIARLWDQPDLPALTADYMKVLREMNPDGQLRYYPGSPELARRLTRPQDRVMLNEKHPEDGVLLKDNMAGDRRVKVHLGEGWHVARAMLPVQEKRAVMLIDPPFEQLDEMQRCAASLKEAIGRMRQTVAAIWYPVKDQRALRRFYQDLAGTGAPKLLRVELLVHPLDTPNSLNGSGMAIANPPWGLEEELRELLPWLSKKLGQTQGGWQMDWLIAES; encoded by the coding sequence ATGAATTATCGTCACGCCTTCCATGCCGGCAATCACGCCGATGTGTTCAAACACTTGACCTTGACCCGCCTCATCGCCCTGATGTCGCGCAAGGAGCAGCCGTTTGCCTATCTCGACACGCACGCCGGCATCGGTCTGTATGATTTGCAGGGCGATCAGGCCAATCGCACCGGCGAGTACCTGGAAGGCATCGCGCGCTTGTGGGATCAGCCGGATCTGCCGGCGCTGACCGCCGACTACATGAAGGTGCTGCGCGAGATGAACCCGGATGGGCAGTTGCGCTATTACCCGGGTTCGCCGGAACTGGCGCGGCGCCTGACCCGCCCGCAGGATCGGGTGATGCTCAATGAGAAGCACCCGGAAGACGGCGTGCTGCTCAAGGACAACATGGCCGGTGATCGTCGGGTCAAAGTTCACCTCGGCGAGGGCTGGCATGTTGCTCGGGCGATGCTGCCGGTGCAGGAGAAGCGCGCGGTGATGTTGATTGATCCGCCGTTCGAGCAGCTCGATGAAATGCAGCGTTGCGCGGCGTCGTTGAAAGAGGCGATTGGCCGGATGCGTCAAACCGTGGCGGCGATCTGGTATCCGGTGAAGGATCAGCGTGCGTTGCGTCGGTTCTATCAGGATCTGGCCGGTACCGGTGCACCGAAGTTGCTGCGCGTGGAGCTGCTGGTGCACCCGCTGGATACGCCGAACAGCCTGAATGGCTCGGGCATGGCGATTGCCAATCCGCCGTGGGGGCTGGAAGAGGAATTGCGTGAGCTGCTGCCGTGGTTGTCCAAGAAGCTTGGGCAGACCCAGGGTGGCTGGCAGATGGATTGGCTGATCGCCGAGAGCTGA
- the msrA gene encoding peptide-methionine (S)-S-oxide reductase MsrA has product MVLRSEILVNKNVLPTKEQALPGRETAMTLPEKHFVFEETPLLGPFFQDVDFAIFGLGCFWGAERRFWQREGVVSTVVGYAGGFTPNPTYEEVCSGLTGHAEVVLVVYDKAKVSYEELLAMFWELHNPTQGMRQGNDIGTQYRSVIYATSPEHLDVALKSKAVYQAELSKAGLGEISTEIEQAPTVYFAEAYHQQYLAKNPEGYCGIGGTGVCMPASLAGN; this is encoded by the coding sequence ATGGTTCTGCGCTCGGAAATTCTGGTGAACAAAAACGTGCTCCCGACTAAAGAACAAGCTCTGCCCGGCCGCGAAACCGCGATGACCCTGCCTGAAAAGCACTTCGTCTTCGAAGAAACCCCGCTGCTTGGCCCGTTTTTCCAGGACGTCGATTTTGCGATCTTCGGTCTGGGCTGCTTCTGGGGCGCCGAGCGCCGCTTCTGGCAGCGTGAAGGCGTGGTCAGCACGGTCGTCGGTTATGCCGGCGGTTTTACGCCGAACCCGACTTACGAAGAAGTCTGCTCGGGCCTGACCGGTCACGCTGAAGTCGTGCTGGTGGTGTATGACAAGGCCAAAGTCAGCTACGAAGAGCTGTTGGCGATGTTCTGGGAATTGCACAATCCGACACAGGGCATGCGTCAGGGCAACGACATCGGCACGCAGTACCGCTCGGTGATCTACGCGACCTCGCCTGAGCATCTGGATGTGGCGCTGAAGAGCAAAGCGGTGTATCAGGCCGAACTGTCGAAGGCCGGTCTGGGCGAGATCAGCACCGAGATCGAACAGGCGCCAACCGTGTACTTCGCCGAGGCGTATCACCAGCAGTATCTGGCGAAGAACCCTGAAGGGTATTGCGGGATTGGCGGCACCGGCGTGTGCATGCCAGCGAGCCTGGCGGGTAACTGA
- a CDS encoding type VI secretion system tip protein VgrG, translating to MFAPANQPRFTLTLEGAQHDLKVLEFTGKEAISQPFRFELELVSERPDLDLESLLHCQAFLSFDAQGSGIHGQIYQVGQGDSGKRLTRYHLSLVPRLTYLGQRINQRIFQHQSVPQIVAQVLKDHAILRDAFAFRLGSEYPVREYCVQYAESDLAFIQRLCAEVGIHYHFQHSPDAHVLVFGDDQTVFPKLATPTLYLPGSGMSAGAPAVKRFNVRVETRTSVVTRRDYNFEKPRLQLQSRIDGEQRPVLEDYHFPGQFNDRETGKHLAQRALERHVADYRQAEGVSDESALVCGHFLQLTEHPRHDWNDLWLLTSVEHHGRQPQVLEESVTSDGEGFQGYRNTFLATPWDVFFRPALGPEKPRMLGYQPAVVTGPQDSEIHCDEYGRVKVQLAWDRDGELNEHSSCWLRVASLWAHDRYGSVLIPRVGMEVLVGFIDADADKPLVVGCLPNAATPVPLDLPAEKTRSIFRSQSSPGGGGYNELRIEDRKGAEEIYLRAQRNWTQHVLNDQQVQVDNQRSIVVTGTARHELKADEQHITHGQRQTEVKQDDHLSVTGSRHIKVANQVTSASQQFHVSAGQQVVIDGGASATIQAGGQWINIGPGGIFSSVPIVVGGAPMAAMSATPVAPGLPAKLAAAPAAMLTAAQIMSFKGDAPFCEECERCKDGLCAA from the coding sequence ATGTTCGCGCCTGCCAATCAACCGCGTTTCACGTTGACCCTCGAAGGCGCCCAACATGACCTCAAAGTCCTTGAGTTCACGGGCAAGGAAGCCATCAGCCAACCCTTTCGTTTCGAGCTGGAACTGGTCAGTGAGCGACCGGATCTGGACCTCGAAAGCCTGCTGCACTGTCAGGCGTTTCTGAGTTTTGATGCTCAGGGTTCCGGTATTCACGGTCAGATTTATCAGGTCGGGCAGGGCGACTCCGGGAAACGTCTGACGCGTTATCACTTAAGCCTTGTCCCACGTTTGACGTATCTGGGACAGCGCATCAATCAGCGGATTTTCCAGCATCAGAGCGTGCCGCAAATTGTTGCGCAGGTGCTTAAGGATCACGCGATCCTTCGTGATGCTTTCGCGTTTCGGTTAGGCAGCGAATACCCGGTTCGTGAGTATTGCGTGCAGTACGCCGAAAGCGACTTGGCGTTCATTCAGCGGCTGTGTGCCGAAGTCGGTATTCATTACCACTTTCAACACAGCCCCGACGCGCACGTACTGGTGTTCGGTGATGACCAGACGGTGTTTCCAAAACTGGCCACGCCGACCCTTTACCTGCCGGGCAGTGGCATGTCTGCCGGAGCCCCGGCGGTCAAGCGTTTCAACGTTCGCGTGGAAACCCGCACCAGCGTGGTTACCCGGCGCGACTACAACTTTGAAAAACCACGCCTGCAACTGCAAAGTCGTATCGACGGCGAGCAGCGCCCGGTGCTGGAGGACTATCACTTCCCCGGCCAATTCAATGATCGTGAAACCGGCAAGCATCTCGCCCAGCGGGCACTTGAGCGACATGTCGCCGATTACCGTCAGGCCGAGGGCGTCAGCGACGAATCCGCACTGGTTTGCGGACATTTCCTGCAACTGACCGAGCATCCGCGCCACGACTGGAATGATCTGTGGCTGTTGACGTCTGTTGAACACCACGGCCGTCAGCCGCAAGTGCTGGAAGAATCGGTGACCAGCGATGGGGAAGGATTCCAGGGTTACCGTAATACCTTTCTCGCCACGCCGTGGGATGTGTTCTTTCGGCCAGCCCTGGGACCGGAAAAGCCGCGCATGCTCGGCTATCAACCGGCGGTTGTCACCGGGCCGCAGGACAGCGAAATCCACTGCGACGAGTACGGCCGGGTCAAGGTGCAACTGGCCTGGGATCGCGACGGTGAATTGAATGAGCATTCCAGTTGCTGGCTGCGCGTTGCCTCTCTCTGGGCCCACGACCGTTACGGCAGTGTGCTGATTCCGCGCGTGGGCATGGAAGTGCTGGTCGGTTTCATCGATGCCGACGCCGACAAACCTTTGGTCGTGGGCTGCTTGCCCAATGCCGCGACGCCGGTGCCGCTGGATCTGCCAGCAGAAAAGACCCGCAGCATTTTCCGCAGCCAGAGCAGCCCCGGCGGTGGCGGCTACAACGAACTGCGCATCGAGGATCGCAAAGGCGCCGAGGAAATCTACCTGCGTGCCCAGCGCAACTGGACGCAGCATGTGTTGAATGATCAACAGGTGCAGGTCGACAACCAGCGCAGCATCGTCGTCACCGGGACTGCCCGGCATGAACTGAAGGCTGATGAGCAACACATCACCCACGGCCAGCGCCAGACCGAAGTGAAACAGGACGACCATCTGAGCGTCACCGGCAGCCGACACATCAAGGTGGCCAATCAGGTGACCAGTGCCAGTCAGCAGTTCCACGTCAGCGCCGGTCAGCAAGTGGTGATCGACGGTGGCGCGAGTGCGACGATTCAGGCCGGCGGGCAGTGGATCAACATCGGTCCCGGCGGCATTTTCAGCAGCGTGCCGATTGTCGTGGGCGGCGCACCGATGGCGGCGATGAGTGCCACCCCTGTGGCGCCGGGGTTACCGGCGAAATTGGCCGCCGCGCCAGCAGCCATGCTCACTGCGGCACAAATCATGAGTTTTAAAGGTGATGCGCCATTCTGCGAAGAGTGTGAGCGCTGCAAGGACGGTCTCTGTGCAGCCTGA
- the putP gene encoding sodium/proline symporter PutP, with the protein MSVSNPTLITFVIYIAAMVLIGFMAYRSTNNLSDYILGGRSLGSVVTALSAGASDMSGWLLMGLPGAIYMSGLSESWIAIGLIVGAYLNWLFVAGRLRVQTEHNGDALTLPDYFSSRFEDKSGLLRIISAIVILVFFTIYCASGIVAGARLFESTFGMSYETALWAGAAATIAYTFVGGFLAVSWTDTVQATLMIFALILTPIIVLLATGGVDTTFLAIEAQDPSNFDMLKGTTFIGIISLMGWGLGYFGQPHILARFMAADSVKSIAKARRISMTWMILCLGGTVAVGFFGIAYFSAHPEVAGPVTENHERVFIELAKILFNPWIAGVLLSAILAAVMSTLSCQLLVCSSALTEDFYKTFLRKSASQTELVWVGRAMVLLVALIAIALAANPENRVLGLVSYAWAGFGAAFGPVVLISVVWKGMTRDGALAGILVGAITVVAWKHWEVMGLYEIIPGFIFASIAIYIVSKMGEPTRGMVQRFEAAEKDFHLNK; encoded by the coding sequence ATGAGCGTAAGCAATCCAACACTGATCACGTTCGTGATCTACATCGCAGCAATGGTGCTGATCGGCTTCATGGCCTATCGCTCCACCAATAACCTTTCTGACTATATTCTTGGCGGCCGCAGCCTGGGCAGTGTCGTCACCGCGCTGTCTGCCGGTGCTTCCGACATGAGCGGCTGGTTGTTGATGGGCCTGCCGGGCGCCATCTACATGTCCGGTCTGTCCGAAAGCTGGATCGCCATCGGCCTGATCGTCGGCGCCTACCTGAACTGGCTGTTCGTCGCCGGCCGTCTGCGCGTGCAGACCGAGCACAACGGTGATGCCCTGACCCTGCCGGACTACTTCTCCAGCCGCTTTGAAGATAAAAGCGGCCTGCTGCGCATCATTTCGGCGATCGTGATCCTGGTGTTCTTCACCATTTATTGCGCCTCCGGCATCGTGGCTGGTGCCCGTCTGTTCGAAAGCACCTTCGGCATGTCCTACGAGACGGCGCTGTGGGCCGGCGCTGCGGCGACGATTGCCTACACGTTTGTTGGCGGTTTCCTCGCGGTGAGCTGGACTGACACCGTCCAGGCCACGCTGATGATCTTTGCATTGATCCTCACGCCGATCATCGTGCTGCTGGCCACCGGCGGCGTCGATACCACGTTCCTGGCCATCGAAGCGCAAGATCCAAGTAACTTCGACATGCTCAAAGGCACCACTTTCATCGGCATTATCTCGCTGATGGGCTGGGGTCTCGGTTACTTCGGTCAGCCGCACATCCTCGCGCGTTTCATGGCGGCGGATTCGGTGAAGTCGATCGCCAAGGCGCGTCGCATTTCCATGACCTGGATGATCCTGTGCCTGGGCGGCACCGTGGCCGTAGGCTTCTTCGGTATCGCCTACTTCTCGGCGCACCCGGAAGTTGCCGGTCCCGTGACCGAGAACCACGAGCGTGTGTTCATCGAGCTGGCCAAGATCCTCTTCAATCCATGGATTGCTGGCGTGCTGCTGTCGGCCATTCTGGCCGCTGTGATGAGTACTTTGAGCTGCCAGTTGCTGGTCTGCTCGAGCGCCCTGACCGAAGACTTCTACAAAACCTTCCTGCGTAAATCCGCTTCGCAGACCGAGCTGGTCTGGGTCGGCCGCGCCATGGTGCTGCTGGTTGCCCTGATCGCTATCGCGCTGGCTGCCAACCCGGAAAACCGCGTACTGGGCCTGGTGTCTTACGCCTGGGCCGGTTTCGGTGCTGCGTTCGGTCCGGTTGTGCTGATCTCGGTGGTCTGGAAAGGCATGACCCGCGACGGCGCACTGGCCGGTATTCTGGTCGGCGCGATCACTGTTGTGGCCTGGAAGCACTGGGAAGTGATGGGTCTGTATGAAATCATCCCGGGCTTCATCTTCGCCAGCATTGCCATCTACATCGTCAGCAAGATGGGCGAGCCGACCAGAGGCATGGTGCAGCGCTTCGAAGCGGCGGAAAAAGATTTCCACCTGAACAAGTGA